A genomic window from Campylobacter concisus includes:
- the topA gene encoding type I DNA topoisomerase: protein MKSLIIVESPAKAKTIKNFLDKSYNVIASKGHIRDLPKTSFGIKIEDDKFTPEYRISSDHSAIVKEIKELAKGADEIYLATDEDREGEAIAFHIANAIGKEPTSLPRIVFHEITKSAIQNALKSPRHVDMNSVNAQQTRRLLDRIVGYKLSPLLNLKIQKGLSAGRVQSAALKIIVDREREIQAFKPVEYYTIDTVFKKDLDAELVKFENQKIEKLTIQNPDRAKYIIENLQNEKFSVREIESKDRKIQPSPPFMTSTLQQSASNRLGFSPKKTMMIAQSLYEGVQTHEGFMGAITYMRTDSLNLAKEAVAAAREHILQNYGKEYLPAKAISYTTSSKAAQEAHEAIRPTNLNFTPQIAAKFLEKDALKLYTLIYNRFLACQMSACVSQTQNVYVASEKGEFKISGRKVLFDGFYKVYGELDKDKILPNLKKGDEMNLQSIKSTQNFTEPPARYSEAGLVKKLESLGIGRPSTYAPTITLLTSRDYVRVEKKQLIPNDIAFSMIGVLEEHFSNIVDSEFTSHLEEKLDEIALDKADWQKVLSDFYYPFMEKISAGKTGIKSLKTATPIGEKCPECGSELVLRKGRYGEFIACSNFPKCKYSRNVAKDNEKSAEAGAATAAAKPKRELKKLDVPCPKCGGEIVERFSRRGKFYGCANYPKCDFVSNYEPVEQKCDECGGDMIKKDLKKGTFIECTKCKKKTLISEN from the coding sequence ATGAAAAGCTTAATCATCGTGGAATCTCCCGCAAAAGCAAAGACTATCAAAAATTTTCTAGATAAAAGCTACAACGTCATCGCCTCAAAGGGCCACATCAGAGACCTGCCAAAAACAAGCTTTGGTATCAAGATAGAAGATGATAAATTTACCCCAGAGTATCGCATCAGCAGTGATCACTCCGCCATCGTAAAAGAGATAAAAGAGCTTGCTAAGGGTGCTGATGAAATTTACCTCGCGACCGATGAGGATAGAGAGGGTGAGGCGATCGCATTTCACATCGCAAACGCTATCGGCAAAGAGCCAACTAGTCTGCCTCGCATCGTCTTTCACGAGATCACCAAAAGCGCCATACAAAACGCTCTAAAAAGCCCAAGACACGTCGATATGAATAGCGTCAATGCCCAGCAAACAAGGCGTTTGCTCGACCGCATAGTTGGCTACAAGCTAAGTCCGCTTTTAAATTTAAAGATACAAAAAGGCTTAAGCGCTGGCCGTGTTCAAAGTGCGGCACTAAAGATAATAGTCGACCGCGAGCGTGAAATCCAGGCATTTAAGCCAGTTGAATACTACACCATTGACACCGTTTTTAAAAAAGACCTAGACGCTGAGCTAGTTAAATTTGAAAACCAAAAGATCGAAAAGCTTACCATCCAAAACCCAGACCGCGCAAAATACATCATTGAAAATTTACAAAATGAGAAATTTAGTGTCCGTGAGATCGAGAGTAAAGATAGAAAGATCCAGCCAAGCCCGCCATTTATGACTTCAACCCTTCAGCAAAGTGCGAGCAACCGTCTTGGCTTTAGCCCTAAAAAGACGATGATGATCGCACAAAGCCTCTATGAAGGCGTACAAACTCACGAAGGCTTCATGGGTGCTATCACATATATGAGAACAGATAGCTTAAATTTAGCCAAAGAGGCTGTCGCGGCCGCTAGAGAGCATATATTGCAAAACTACGGCAAAGAGTATCTGCCGGCCAAAGCGATAAGCTACACGACAAGTTCAAAAGCCGCGCAAGAAGCCCACGAAGCGATTCGCCCTACAAATTTAAACTTCACTCCACAAATCGCCGCTAAATTTTTAGAAAAAGACGCGCTTAAACTCTACACACTCATCTATAATAGATTTTTAGCCTGCCAAATGAGCGCATGTGTGAGTCAAACGCAAAATGTCTATGTCGCAAGCGAAAAAGGCGAGTTTAAGATAAGCGGCAGAAAGGTACTATTTGACGGCTTTTACAAAGTTTATGGCGAGCTTGATAAGGATAAAATTTTGCCAAATTTAAAAAAGGGCGACGAGATGAACTTGCAAAGCATAAAAAGCACGCAAAATTTCACCGAGCCACCAGCTAGGTACTCAGAAGCTGGCCTTGTTAAAAAGCTTGAAAGCCTTGGCATCGGCCGCCCAAGTACCTATGCACCGACTATCACGCTGCTAACCTCAAGAGACTACGTGAGAGTCGAGAAAAAGCAGCTCATACCAAACGATATCGCATTCAGCATGATAGGTGTTTTGGAGGAGCACTTTAGCAATATCGTTGATAGCGAATTTACCTCACATCTTGAAGAAAAGCTCGATGAGATAGCACTTGATAAGGCTGACTGGCAAAAGGTGCTAAGCGACTTTTACTATCCATTTATGGAAAAAATTAGTGCTGGAAAAACTGGCATAAAGAGCCTAAAAACGGCTACTCCGATCGGAGAGAAGTGCCCAGAGTGCGGAAGCGAGCTAGTGCTTAGAAAGGGCAGATACGGCGAGTTTATCGCTTGCTCAAATTTTCCAAAATGCAAATACTCAAGAAACGTCGCAAAAGATAATGAAAAGAGCGCAGAGGCAGGCGCTGCTACTGCGGCAGCAAAGCCAAAACGCGAGCTTAAAAAGCTTGATGTGCCATGTCCAAAATGTGGCGGTGAGATCGTCGAAAGGTTTAGCAGGCGCGGTAAATTTTATGGATGTGCCAACTATCCAAAATGCGACTTCGTCTCAAACTACGAGCCAGTTGAGCAAAAATGCGACGAATGTGGCGGCGATATGATCAAAAAAGATCTTAAAAAAGGCACATTTATAGAGTGCACAAAGTGCAAGAAAAAGACCCTTATCTCTGAAAACTAA